In Methanomassiliicoccales archaeon, the genomic window ATCGGGCAAGCGCGGGCGCACTTCAGCATGAGCACCCACGACGCTCCCTTCTCCTTCGTATCGGTGTCATCCACGCCAAAGACTATACGGACCATCTTCGGCGTGGCGATGGTGACCTCGATGCGGTTCGCGCCGCCAACCTTGGCATCCTCTGGATACTCCGCGGAAATAGTGCCAGGACCTTGCGGCAAGCAGGCCCCAATGCCCACGCTCGCTCCTGCCAGCCCGACCCAGGTGGTCTTGACCAGATCCCCTTCGACCCTCAGGGCCTTGAGCCCCTGTCCCCCCACATCCTTGGAGGCCGGACCGAAGCGTACCTGCCTCTCCCCGATGATGGTGTCCATGATGAGGGTGGTTCCCTCCACCCTGATGTTGGTGATCGCTCCCCCCGCCCTCTTACGGTTGGCGGCATCCCATTCCACCGGTCCCTTGGCGCTGCATTCCTCGATGATCTGCGCGACGTCATTCTTCTCATCCACTAGCGTGAAGACGCCCCGGCAGAACAGCTTGCCATGTCTTGCGGTAACTTCATCCGGTCTGAGGGTGACGCTCATTTCATCATCGCTCCCTGGCCTAAGGGATGGTGC contains:
- a CDS encoding DUF1743 domain-containing protein, which codes for MSVTLRPDEVTARHGKLFCRGVFTLVDEKNDVAQIIEECSAKGPVEWDAANRKRAGGAITNIRVEGTTLIMDTIIGERQVRFGPASKDVGGQGLKALRVEGDLVKTTWVGLAGASVGIGACLPQGPGTISAEYPEDAKVGGANRIEVTIATPKMVRIVFGVDDTDTKEKGASWVLMLKCARACPIGHFLEHKIVQLNPKAPDRTTQCVAVGISFAVEPKDVPALKDFVIKFVRENTLSQHTAMAIFSGLKVPKVLEDYGLRAKQHILKIEDAMKAAEQGELEIVEITGRRGMIGAVAGVGCFDMGMRAAMLPEDWA